Genomic segment of Acidobacteriota bacterium:
GATGCGGGCTTGCCATATATTTCCCTGCTCACCAATCCGACGACCGGGGGTGTCACCGCAAGTTATGCAATGCTCGGCGATTTTAATATCGCCGAACCCGATGCAATCATTGGATTTGCCGGAGCGCGCGTGATTGAGCAAACCATCCGGCAAAAATTGCCGAAAGGTTTTCAGCGGTCGGAATTCGTACTCAAACACGGAATGCTGGATGCGGTGGTGGACCGCCGCGAGTTACGCGATTTTTTGACCAAACTGCTGAACTTTACCGGACCGGAGAAATAATGTTCCGTTCAACTGTACTCTTTCTTGCTGCATTGATGCTGTTTGCCTGTCAAAATGGTTCGACAACCTCCCAACCGATCGTCGAAGCAACGCCAACGGCGAAAAGCGAACCTGATAAACCCAAGACGACCTCTTTTGACGCTGAGCGCGCTTTCAACAATGTAAAAACTCAGGTTGAGTTTGGCCCGCGCCCGGCAGGTTCCCCGGCGATTGAGAAAACGCGTGAATTCCTGGTGAAAGAACTGAAAAGTTACGGCTTGACTCCCACGTTGGACGAATTCACAGACACGACACCGCACGGCAAAACCAAGTTCAAAAATGTCATTGCCGAACTTCCGGGGGATTCGCCAAACACGATCATCATCAGCAGTCATTATGACACCAAGGAATTCAAGGAATTCAAGTTCGTGGGCGCGAATGACGGCGGATCGAGCACAGGCATTTTGCTGGAAATCGCGCGCGTGATGGCCGCCGATAAACAGAAACGGAAATTTACATATCAATTCGTATTCTTTGACGGCGAAGAAGCTTTTTGCCACGAATGGAGCGAATGCCTGAACGGCAAGGACAACACTTACGGCAGCCGCCATTACGTCGAGAAGTTGAAGAAAGAAAAGCAAACGGATCGAATCAAGGCGATGATTCTGCTGGATATGGTTGGCGATAAAGATTTGGTGATTCCGCGCGAAGAAAATTCTTCCGCCTGGCTGGTTAATGCGATTTGGGACACTGCCAGGGAAATTGGCCACGCCAAACATTTCCCCAGTCGTACCCAGTACACAACAGATGATCATATTGCCTTTCTTCAAGCGAGCATCCCAGCAGTGGATTTAATTGATTTTGAGTATGGTGGCGCGGACAGCCCGTATTGGCATACCGCAGAAGACACGTTGGATAAAATCAGCGCGCAAAGCCTGAAGGTCGTTGGAGATGTTATTTTGCTGAGCTTGCCGAAAATTGAGGCTCAGATTCGATGAGGACTTTGAGAGTAAATACTCAAAACCTAGTCTGCCAATTTAATCTGTAAAAGCCTGAGACGACCAGATCACGCATCAGGTTTTGTAGTATGATGAAGTTAGTGAGGCTCTCCCCCTAAGTTCTTTTTCCACATTGCGGTAAACTAAATGTTGCAAACTGGCTGAATCATCAGAGGACTCTCCCGGAGATTTGTCTCTGTTTGAGTTCTTTTGTTTTCACCAGCCGGGTTGGTCGTTTGCTTCCCGCGTATTTCTTAACCCTTGAAAGAGAGAGATGAGGTAAAACGATGAAGTGGGAATATAGGACGGTAGATTGGGGCGAAATTCGCAAAATTGGCGCTCGCATTACCGGCGAAGATTTTATTGACGCCAATGTGGATGCCGGCCTGAATTCGCTTGGACAGGAAGGGTGGGAATTGGTTAGCGTTTACGTTGACGGGTACGCAGTACATCGCACCAACAAAGGTGAAGAATTGCTTTCCAGCAGCCGTTACGTCAAATACACATTCAAACGGCCAGCCTAGCCATCACCTGTGATTTACGGGAAGAGTGAAATCCGTGTCACGGTTCACTCTTCATTGCCCTTTGTGGTCAATCAAATCCTTAATATCAGCGAACAGGATTTTGGTGATCTTCCCATCTCCGCTCTTAATTTTGACGGCTGGTTTGCTGAAAGGCATTGTGCTGCGCAGATTGTCTATCTTCCCTCGGAAACTGCGACCGTCATTCGTGACCACTTCGACATCATCGCTCTCAAACATTCCTTGTAACTTTTCCATCATCGAAAAAAAATCATTCATAGCGTTTATCCCCTTACCGAAATTGCCGACAATAAACGTACGACTTGCGTCGTGGTTTAGATTGATTCTTTAATGCAGACCCAGCCAATGCCCCAACAAAATTATCACAGCTTTTTGCGTAGGCTCATCCAACATTTTTTCCGGCAAAAATAATATCCCAAGCGCCTGAACTCCATTGAAGGTTAAATGCGTCGCGACACTGGGCAGCAATGATCCCGTCCAGGCTCTGAGCAATGTCAACACCAGGCTCAGTGAAACAATACTGGCAATTGCCGCGGCGCTGCCCCAGTACTGTGGCACATGAACCAGAGCGAAAATTGCCGTGACCGTGAGAACGCCGACGACTTTTCCTCCCAATCGCTCGACTGCCGAATACACCACACCGCGATAAACGATTTCTTCAACCAGCGGTGCCATCAAAACAGCCAGCACAACCACAAATACGCGAACCCAAATTCCCAGCTTGAGAATCTTGTCCAGATCGGTTTCTCGATGTGGCAGCAATTTTGAAATGACCCAGGCAACGCCGAACATCAAAAACGCCAAAGCGATCGAATGGCCCCAGCGAAATTGTGGATGCCATCGCCATCCCAATGTCCGGAAAAAAGGTTTCCGTCCGAATCGCGTCACGTACATCCAGCTTGCCCCAAGACCCACGATTTGCATGATCAAGGTCAACACCAAAGTCACAATCGCCAGCAGCGGTGTGATTTTGATGTCCGGCAGCGGTGTGCCACTGATGTAATATGAAAGTCGCGTTATCGCCTCCAACCCCAACGCAAAGGCGCCGCTGAATCCCCAGACCAAAAAGGCCCAAAACAAATCCAGCCAGGCAGAGCTTGGCTTTTCTGAAGGAATGGCAACCGGCGGTTGACCGCCAATCGCGCTGGCCGGCAAACTGATAGGTTGGATATTTTGGGGCAATTGCATCTGACAACTTTGGCAAAGATTGCCTGGCTCCGCCTCAATGGTTTGTCCGCACGAGGGACAATAAGTAGTTGTAATTGACATAAGCTCTAAACCAGTCCAACTCGTTGCGCCGCCAGCAACAGGGCAATGATCGTTTTTGAATCG
This window contains:
- a CDS encoding CPBP family intramembrane metalloprotease; this encodes MQLPQNIQPISLPASAIGGQPPVAIPSEKPSSAWLDLFWAFLVWGFSGAFALGLEAITRLSYYISGTPLPDIKITPLLAIVTLVLTLIMQIVGLGASWMYVTRFGRKPFFRTLGWRWHPQFRWGHSIALAFLMFGVAWVISKLLPHRETDLDKILKLGIWVRVFVVVLAVLMAPLVEEIVYRGVVYSAVERLGGKVVGVLTVTAIFALVHVPQYWGSAAAIASIVSLSLVLTLLRAWTGSLLPSVATHLTFNGVQALGILFLPEKMLDEPTQKAVIILLGHWLGLH
- a CDS encoding M28 family peptidase translates to MFRSTVLFLAALMLFACQNGSTTSQPIVEATPTAKSEPDKPKTTSFDAERAFNNVKTQVEFGPRPAGSPAIEKTREFLVKELKSYGLTPTLDEFTDTTPHGKTKFKNVIAELPGDSPNTIIISSHYDTKEFKEFKFVGANDGGSSTGILLEIARVMAADKQKRKFTYQFVFFDGEEAFCHEWSECLNGKDNTYGSRHYVEKLKKEKQTDRIKAMILLDMVGDKDLVIPREENSSAWLVNAIWDTAREIGHAKHFPSRTQYTTDDHIAFLQASIPAVDLIDFEYGGADSPYWHTAEDTLDKISAQSLKVVGDVILLSLPKIEAQIR
- a CDS encoding DUF4177 domain-containing protein gives rise to the protein MKWEYRTVDWGEIRKIGARITGEDFIDANVDAGLNSLGQEGWELVSVYVDGYAVHRTNKGEELLSSSRYVKYTFKRPA